The following proteins are co-located in the Rheinheimera salexigens genome:
- the minE gene encoding cell division topological specificity factor MinE, whose product MSLLDYFRSAKKNTANTAKERLQIIVAHERRKRNSPDYLPQLERDILEVIRKYVDISPEQIAVSLEQRDNELSVLELNITFPDEKS is encoded by the coding sequence ATGTCATTACTGGATTATTTTCGGTCAGCGAAGAAAAACACTGCAAATACAGCTAAAGAGCGGTTACAAATTATTGTTGCCCATGAACGAAGAAAACGTAATAGCCCTGACTATTTACCGCAATTAGAGCGCGATATTTTAGAGGTAATACGTAAATATGTTGATATATCTCCTGAACAAATTGCCGTGTCTTTAGAGCAACGCGATAATGAATTGTCGGTATTAGAATTAAACATCACCTTCCCTGATGAAAAAAGCTAA
- the minD gene encoding septum site-determining protein MinD, with translation MAKIIVVTSGKGGVGKTTSSAAIGTGLALKGKKTVIVDFDIGLRNLDLIMGCERRVVYDFVNVINGDSNLKQTLIKDKRTDNLFILPASQTRDKDALTKEGVERVLNELAKDFDFIICDSPAGIEAGAMMALYFADEAIVVTNPEVSSVRDSDRILGMLSSKSRRAENSQDSIKEHLLLTRYNPERVEKGEMLSVEDVKEILSIDLLGVIPESQAVLNASNSGQPVILDTDSDAGQAYLDTVNRLLGEQVPFRFINVEKKGLLKRIFGG, from the coding sequence ATGGCAAAAATCATAGTCGTGACGTCAGGAAAAGGCGGAGTCGGTAAAACCACCTCTAGCGCAGCTATTGGTACGGGCTTAGCGCTAAAAGGTAAGAAAACAGTTATTGTTGATTTTGATATTGGATTACGTAATTTAGATTTAATTATGGGCTGTGAGCGTCGGGTAGTTTACGATTTTGTTAACGTAATTAACGGCGACTCTAATTTAAAGCAAACTTTGATTAAAGATAAACGTACCGACAATTTATTTATCTTACCCGCTTCACAAACCCGTGATAAAGATGCCTTAACTAAAGAAGGTGTAGAACGCGTTTTAAATGAACTGGCAAAAGATTTTGATTTTATTATTTGTGACTCTCCTGCAGGCATTGAAGCAGGCGCCATGATGGCATTGTATTTTGCCGATGAAGCCATAGTTGTGACCAACCCTGAAGTATCCTCTGTACGTGACTCGGATCGTATATTAGGTATGTTATCTAGTAAGTCACGCCGTGCTGAAAACAGCCAAGACTCTATTAAAGAGCACTTGTTATTAACCCGCTATAATCCTGAACGCGTTGAAAAAGGCGAAATGTTAAGCGTGGAAGATGTGAAAGAAATTCTTTCTATCGATCTACTTGGCGTTATTCCTGAGTCGCAGGCTGTATTAAATGCATCCAACTCTGGCCAACCTGTTATTTTAGATACCGACAGCGATGCTGGCCAAGCTTATTTAGATACAGTTAATCGTTTACTTGGCGAGCAAGTGCCTTTTCGCTTTATTAATGTTGAAAAGAAAGGCCTGTTAAAACGGATTTTTGGAGGGTAA
- the minC gene encoding septum site-determining protein MinC has translation MSEQLLELKGSLFPLSVLSYKELSVSALQQQLSQKLAQAPAFFYQAPIILNVTDCQQAPDFNAIKQLFSELKLVLVGVCGANAELKQLAQQAGLAALQLGKEAKPTVSKPEEVPVEAGANAPMDSKIVEQAVRSGQQIYAKGADLIIKGTVGAGAEVIADGNIHIYGTLRGKAIAGAAGDNSKRIYCYNLQAELISIAGNYWLSESLQGEFWGKASCIKLQDDQLVLAELV, from the coding sequence ATGTCAGAACAATTGTTAGAATTAAAAGGTAGCTTATTCCCTCTATCAGTACTCTCTTATAAAGAGCTGTCTGTCAGCGCTTTGCAACAGCAGTTGAGCCAAAAGCTGGCGCAAGCACCGGCTTTTTTTTATCAAGCTCCTATTATTCTTAACGTAACAGATTGCCAGCAAGCGCCAGATTTTAATGCGATTAAACAGCTGTTTTCAGAGTTAAAACTAGTTTTAGTTGGCGTTTGTGGTGCTAATGCCGAATTAAAGCAACTGGCCCAACAAGCCGGTTTAGCGGCATTGCAATTAGGTAAAGAAGCTAAACCCACGGTCTCTAAACCAGAGGAAGTGCCGGTAGAAGCTGGAGCTAATGCTCCGATGGACAGTAAAATTGTTGAACAAGCAGTGCGCTCTGGGCAACAAATTTATGCAAAAGGTGCAGATCTTATTATTAAAGGTACTGTGGGTGCCGGCGCCGAAGTGATTGCCGATGGTAACATTCATATTTATGGTACTTTACGCGGTAAAGCCATAGCGGGTGCCGCTGGTGATAATAGTAAACGAATTTATTGTTACAACTTGCAAGCTGAACTTATTTCAATAGCGGGTAATTACTGGTTAAGTGAAAGCTTACAAGGTGAATTTTGGGGCAAAGCGTCTTGCATTAAGTTGCAAGACGACCAGCTAGTCTTAGCAGAATTAGTATAA
- a CDS encoding YcgL domain-containing protein: MLCAVYKSLKKEQTYLYVERRDDFSAVPEALLTSFGPPKLVTIINLASRQYLALADLDKVKQQLQSQGFYLQVPPPVENLLTKHKAQQLTDK, from the coding sequence ATGCTATGTGCGGTATATAAAAGTCTCAAAAAAGAGCAAACTTATCTTTATGTAGAGCGGCGTGACGACTTCAGTGCTGTGCCTGAAGCGTTATTAACTAGTTTTGGCCCGCCTAAATTAGTGACCATAATTAATCTAGCTTCACGGCAATATTTAGCTTTGGCAGATTTAGATAAAGTTAAACAACAGTTACAAAGCCAAGGTTTTTATTTACAAGTACCGCCACCGGTTGAAAACCTATTAACTAAACATAAAGCGCAGCAATTAACTGATAAATAG